The nucleotide sequence GCCGAGGTCGTCCTGCACTGGAACCCGGAACACACCTTCGGCCTGGACGCCGACCAGTCCGTGCTTGCCGGGACAGTGCGCGACGCGGGCGTCAAGACCGTCGACGAGGAGGCGGCGTGACGGCCACGGCGGCGCCGCCCGCCGCGCCGACACCCCCGCTCTCCGACGCGGAGCCACCCGTACGCAAGGCCTCCCGGCGCAAGCGGCTCGTTCCGTACTGGCTGCTGCTGCCCGGCATCCTGTGGCTGCTGATCTTCTTCGTGGCGCCGCTGGTCTACCAGGCCTCGACCTCGGTACAGACCGGCTCGCTGGAGAAGGGCTTCCAGGTCACCTGGCACTTCCAGACGTACTGGGACGTGCTCCAGCAGTACTACCCGCAGTTCCTGCGCTCCCTGCTGTACGCCGCGACGGCGACCGTGCTGTGTCTGCTGATCGGCTACCCGCTCGCCTATCTGATCGCCTTCCGGGCGGGCCGCTGGCGCAATCTGCTGCTGGTCCTCGTCATCGCGCCGTTCTTCACCAGCTTCCTGATCCGCACCCTGGCCTGGAAGACGATCCTCGCCGACGGCGGTCCGGTCGTCTCCGTGCTGAACAACCTGCACATCATCGACGTCACGAGCTGGCTCGGCTGGACCACCGGCGACCGGGTCCTGGCCACGCCCATGGCGGTGGTCTGCGGACTCACCTACAACTTCCTGCCGTTCATGGTCCTGCCGCTCTACACCTCGCTGGAGCGCATCGACGGCCGGCTCCACGAAGCGGCGGGCGACCTGTACGCCAGGCCCTTCACCGTCTTCCGCAAGGTCACCTTCCCGCTCTCCCTGCCGGGCGTCGTCTCCGGCACCCTGCTCACCTTCATCCCGTCGAGCGGCGACTACGTCAACGCGGAACTGCTCGGCTCGGCCGACACCAAGATGATCGGCAGCGTCATCCAGTCGCAGTTCCTGCGGGTCCTCGACTATCCGGCGGCAGCGGCCCTGTCGTTCATCCTCATGGCCGTGGTCCTGGGGATGGTCACCTTCTACATCCGCCGTGCGGGGACGGAGGAGCTTCTCTGATGGCAGCGACCCGCTGGATCAGGCGCAATCTGGTCGTCATCGCAGGCGTGCTGACGCTCGCCTACATGATCGTGCCGAACGTCGTCGTGATGGTCTTCTCGTTCAACAAACCCGCGGGGCGGTTCAACTACGCCTGGCAGCACTTCTCCCTGGACGCCTGGAAGTCCCCCTGCGGCGCCGCCGGGCTCTGCGACTCCCTCGGGCTCTCCCTCCAGATCGCCGTCTGGGCGACCCTCGCCGCGACCGTCCTCGGCACGATGATCGCGTTCGCGCTGGTCCGCTACCGGTTCCACGGCCGCGGCCCGGTCAACTCGCTGATCTTCCTGCCGATGGCGATGCCCGAGGTCGTCATGGCCGCCTCGCTGCTCACGCTCTTCCTCAACCTCGGCGCGCAGCTCGGCTACGTCACCATCCTCATCGCCCACATCATGTTCTGCCTCAGCTTCGTCGTGACGGCCGTCAAGGCGCGCGTGCTGTCCATGGACCCCCGGCTGGAGGAGGCGGCGCGCGACCTCTACGCGGGGCCCGTGCAGACCTTCGTCCGGGTCACCCTGCCGATCGCGGCGCCCGGCATCGTCGCCGGCGCGCTGCTCGCGTTCGCGCTCTCGTTCGACGACTTCATCATCACGAACTTCAACGCCGGCTCGACGGTGACGTTCCCGATGTTCGTCTGGGGGTCGGCGCAGCGCGGCACGCCGGTGCAGATCAACGTGATCGGCACGGCGATGTTCATCATTGCCGTAGCGCTGGTGGTCGGCGGACAGCTGATCAGCAACCGCAGGAAGAAGACCGCCGCCACCGCGTGAGAGCCCGGCGTGCGGTTCCTGCCACGAGCAAACCCTGAGCAATCCCTGAGCAACCCCTGAAGGAGTTGGAAGACATGGCCCCAGGTGCCATGCGAACGACCGCGCGTACCCCCGCGCGTACGGACACATCAGCGCACGCGGCCGCCCTGGCCGACGTCCAGCCGCTCTCGTACTGGCTGGACGACCCGGCCAGGCCGGCCGCCGAGCCCGCCCTCACCGGCGACGAGCGCTGCGACCTGCTCGTCGTCGGCGGCGGCTACAGCGGGCTGTGGAGCGCCCTCATCGCCAAGGAGCGCGATCCCGGGCGCGATATCGTGCTGATCGAGGGCCGCGAGGCGGGCTGGGCCGCCTCGGGCCGCAACGGCGGCTTCTGCGCCGCCTCGCTCACCCACGGCTTCTCCAACGGGCTGGCCCGCTGGCCCGGCGAACTGCACACCCTCGAGGAGCTGGGCGCCCGCAACCTCGACGCCATCGAGGCCGCGGTCGCCCGCTACTCCATCGACTGCGACTTCGAGCGGGCCGGCGAGATCGACGTCGCCACCGAGCCGTACCAGCTCGACGAACTCGCCGAGCTGCGCGACGAGGCCGAGCGGCTGGGCTTCACCGGTCTCGAACTGCTCGACCAGGACGCCGTGCGGGCCGAGGTCGACTCCCCGACGTTCGTCGGCGGGCTGCTGGACCGGGACGGCGTCGCCATGCTGCATCCGGCGCGGCTCGTGTGGGGTCTCAAGCGGGCCTGCCTCGACCTCGGGGTACGGATCTACGAGAACACCCGCGGCCTCGAACTGGCGCGCTCGGGGCCCGGCATGGCCGTACGCACCCCGTACGGCCGGGTGCTGGCCAGGCAGGTCGCGCTCGGCACGAACGTCTTCCCCTCGCTGGTCAAGCGCGTCCGCCCGTACACCGTGCCGGTCTACGACTACGCGCTGATGACGGAGCAGCTCACCCCCGAACAGCTCGCCTCGATCGGCTGGCAGAACCGGCAGGGCCTCGGCGACACCGCCAACCAGTTCCACTACTTCCGGATCACCCCGGACCGGCGGATCCTGTGGGGCGGCTACGACGCCGTCTACCCGTACGGCGGCCGGCTCAGTGCCGAGCACGACCACCGGCCCGAGACGTACCTCAAGCTCGCCTCGCACTTCTTCCGCTGCTTCCCCCAGCTGGAGGGCGTGCGGTTCAGCCACGCCTGGGGCGGCGCCATCGACACCTGCACGCGCTTCTCCGCCTTCTTCGGCACCGCCTACGACGGCCGGGTCGGCTACGCGGCCGGCTACACCGGGCTGGGCGTCGGCGCGACGCGGTTCGGCGCCGACGTGATGCTCGACCTGCTGTCGGGGGAACGCACGGAGCGCACGGCGCTGGAGATGGTCCGCAGCAAGCCGCTGCCGTTCCCGCCCGAGCCCGCCGCCTGGGCGGGCATCGGGCTGACGAAGTGGTCACTGGCGCGCGCCGACGAGCGCGGTGGCCGGCGCAATCTGTGGCTGCGGACGATGGACAGGTTCGGCCTCGGCTTCGACAGCTGAGCCTGTCGAGCCCGCTGTCGAGCCCCCTGTCGAACCGCTGTCCCCTGTCGAGCCCCGGCAGCTGAATCATTTTCAATTGGTGGTCCCAACCCGCGTCATGCCCCGGCGCCACGGCGCTCTCTCCCTATGGACGGAAAGTCCAACAACAGGGACGGGAGGCCGGCCGGATGACTGGCTCGGGGGCAAGAAGCGCGGTGGAGTGGCTCGCCGCTGTGGCACCGGATCCCGAAGCGTGCCGGTGGGAATGGGAGCGCAACCCCCTCGGGGTGGCGCTCCTGCCCGCCGGCAAACGCTGGGACGTACTGATCCTGCCGGGGGAACTCGGCTATCCGACGCTCGATGTGCTGACCAGGCTCGTGGACCGGCCAGGGCCGGTTCTCGCGGACTTCGGCGAGGCGCGCATGGGCTTCCTCGTACCCCCGGGCACGGCGGCCCGCTGGCTCGGCACGGGCGTACGGGGAGCGGGCGAAGGCACGTGGATCGTCGTGCCGTACCCGGGGCGCACCGGCGGCGGGGTGCGCTGGCTGATCCCGCCGGACGGCTCGGGGACGCTGACCGATCCGGCGCTGCTGGAACTGGCGATGCACGAGGCGGTGGCCGGGCTCGCGGGGACGGGGGAGGAGGGGGCGGGGGAGTGAGAACGGCCTGGTGGGACGCCCCGTACCCGCCCCGGCGCGCAGACCCGCGCCGACGCCTGTGCGAAGCCCCGCGCGGACCCCGGTCCTGCCAGAGGTCTTGACAACACCAATTGGTCTGGACCATGTTGTGCGCGCCCCGCCACCCCCATTTCCCCCATGCCCGGAGGCAGTTGTGGCAGTTGTGGAACGCACGAGACGCCGTACCCCGTTCCGAAGACTGGTGGCCGTCCTCGCGACAGCCGCCCTCGCCGCCGGCGGACTCGCCGCGGCGGCGCAGACGGCGCAGGCCGCCGACACCGACATCGCGCGCAACGGCACCTTCGAAGCCGGCATCACCGGCTGGAGCTGTACGGCGGGCAGCGGCGCGGCCGTCACCACGCCCGTCCACGCGGGCAGCGGCGCGCTCAAGGCGACCCCCGCCGGCAGCGACAACGCCAAGTGCTCCCAGACCGTGACCGTCAAGCCCGGGTCCGCCTACACCCTGAGCGCGTACGTCCGGGGCAGCTACGTCTACCTCGGGGCGTCCGGGACCGGCACCACGGACGTGTCCACCTGGACCCAGTCGGCCCCCGACTGGCAGAAGCTCACCACCAGCTTCACCACCGGCCCCGGCACCACGTCGGTGACCGTCTACACCAACGGCTGGTACGGCACCGGCGCGTACTACGTGGACGACCTCAGCCTCGTCGGCCCCGGCGGCGCCCCCGTCCAGCCGCCGGCCGTGCCCACCGGCCTCAAGTCGACCGGCGTCAGCGCCTCCTCGGTCTCCCTCTCCTGGTCGGCCGTCCAGGGCGCCACCGGCTACAGCGTCTACCGGGGCGGCACCAAGGTCCTCGACACGGCCGCCACGTCGGCGACCGTCGGCGGGCTCAACCCCTCCACCGCGTACGGCTTCCAGGTGGCGGCGACCAACGCGAGCGGTGCCTCCGCGCTCTCGTCCACCGTCACGGCGACCACGTCCGCATCGGGCGGCAGCGGCGGGACCGGCGGCGGAGACCTGCCGGAGCACGCGCTCGTCGGCTATCTGCACTCCAGCTTCGCCAACGGCTCGGGCTACATCCGGATGGCGGACGTACCCGACTCGTGGGACGTGATCGACCTCGCCTTCGGCGAACCCACCTCGGTGACGTCCGGCGACATCCGCTTCAGCCTCTGCCCGGCGAGCGAATGCCCGAACGTCGAGTCGGCGGCGGACTTCAAGGCAGCCATCAAGGCCAAGCAGGCGGCGGGCAAGAAGGTCCTGATCTCCATCGGCGGCGCCAACGGCCAGGTCCAGCTGACCACGACGGCCGCGCGCGACACGTTCGTCTCGTCCGTCTCCAAGATCATTGACGAGTACGGTCTGGACGGCCTCGACATCGACTTCGAGGGCCACTCCCTCTCGCTCAACACCGGCGACACCGACTTCCGCAGTCCCACGACGCCGGTCGTCGTCAATCTGATCTCGGCGCTCAAGACGCTCAAGGCCAAGTACGGCGAGAAGTTCGTCCTGACGATGGCCCCGGAGACGTTCTTCGTCCAGCTCGGCTACCAGTTCTACGGCTCGGGCCCCTTCGGCGGCCAGGACCCGCGCGCCGGCGCCTATCTCCCGGTGATCTACGCACTGCGGGACAGCCTGACGCTGCTGCACGTCCAGGACTACAACTCGGGCCCGATCATGGGCCTCGACAACCAGTACCACACCATGGGCGCGGCGGACTTCCACATCGCGATGACCGACATGATGCTCACCGGCTTCCCGGTGGCGGGTGACACCAGCAAGATGTTCCCGGCCCTGCGCCCCGACCAGATCGCGGTCGGCCTGCCCGCCTCGGTCAACGCGGGCGGCGGCTTCACGGCGCCGGGTGAGGTGAACAAGGCACTCAACTGCCTGACGAAGAAGACCGACTGCGGCACGTACCAGACGCACGGCACCTGGCCGGGGCTGCGCGGCCTGATGACCTGGTCGGTCAACTGGGACAACTTCAACCAGCGGGAGTTCTCGAAGAACTTCGACGCGTACTTCGGCTGATCATCCGCACCACCCGCGCCAGCAGCAGGAGCAACACCCCGCACAGGGCGACACTGCCGAGGACGTCCAGCGGCCAGTGGTAGCCACGCAGCAGAAGTCCGGCGCCCGTCGCCACCGTGAGCAGCACGGCGACGGGCGCCGTTCTGCGGGCGCCGGCGAAGGGGGCGAGGACGACGGCGGCCGTCCCGTACGCGACCATCGCCGTCGCCGTATGGCCCGACGGGTAGTAGCCGGTCGCCTCGGTGAGCGGCCCCGGCCGGTCGATCCAGAGCTTGAGCGGCACGACCAGCGCGGGAACGAGCACCATCGTCACCGCGCCGGCCAGCGCCTGCCACCGGTGGCCCCGGACGAGCGCGTAGAGCAGCGCGAGGGCGAGGACGGGCAGGGCGACGGGCATGGAACCCAGATCGGCGAGGACCTCGGTGAACTGCCGTGGTCCGTGGCCCACGAGATGGAGCTCAAGCCGCTCGTCGGCCCTGCGGACGGGACCGCCGACGGCGGCGGCCCAGGTGATGAGCGCGAAGAGCACGGCGCAGCAGAGGAGGGCCGGCGGAAACAGGGGCCCGAGAAGCCGGGGCACGAGAGACGGCCGCCCTGGAGCAGGGGGGGTAGCTCCAAGACGGCCGGAAGGTTCGGCGTGCCGCTCGCCCCGGGGGGTTTGGGGCGGTCGGCCGTCCGATCCATGAGGATGCCTGGAGCCCGAAGCTCCAGTGGTGTGCGCGAAGGCACGACCAAAGCGGCGCTGGGGACGCTCCGCCCTGGGGTTGCCCGCAGTCCCCTGCGAGCGGGGTGTTTCTCTCATCTACGGAAACCGTACGGCAGGGGTGCGGGGACCGACAGCGTCACACGCATCCCGCCATCGGCCCCGCACACGTTCTTCACAGGACTCCACCACCGGCCCGGCGCCCGCCTGGCGCCGA is from Streptomyces sp. NBC_00370 and encodes:
- a CDS encoding chitinase yields the protein MERTRRRTPFRRLVAVLATAALAAGGLAAAAQTAQAADTDIARNGTFEAGITGWSCTAGSGAAVTTPVHAGSGALKATPAGSDNAKCSQTVTVKPGSAYTLSAYVRGSYVYLGASGTGTTDVSTWTQSAPDWQKLTTSFTTGPGTTSVTVYTNGWYGTGAYYVDDLSLVGPGGAPVQPPAVPTGLKSTGVSASSVSLSWSAVQGATGYSVYRGGTKVLDTAATSATVGGLNPSTAYGFQVAATNASGASALSSTVTATTSASGGSGGTGGGDLPEHALVGYLHSSFANGSGYIRMADVPDSWDVIDLAFGEPTSVTSGDIRFSLCPASECPNVESAADFKAAIKAKQAAGKKVLISIGGANGQVQLTTTAARDTFVSSVSKIIDEYGLDGLDIDFEGHSLSLNTGDTDFRSPTTPVVVNLISALKTLKAKYGEKFVLTMAPETFFVQLGYQFYGSGPFGGQDPRAGAYLPVIYALRDSLTLLHVQDYNSGPIMGLDNQYHTMGAADFHIAMTDMMLTGFPVAGDTSKMFPALRPDQIAVGLPASVNAGGGFTAPGEVNKALNCLTKKTDCGTYQTHGTWPGLRGLMTWSVNWDNFNQREFSKNFDAYFG
- a CDS encoding ABC transporter permease, giving the protein MTATAAPPAAPTPPLSDAEPPVRKASRRKRLVPYWLLLPGILWLLIFFVAPLVYQASTSVQTGSLEKGFQVTWHFQTYWDVLQQYYPQFLRSLLYAATATVLCLLIGYPLAYLIAFRAGRWRNLLLVLVIAPFFTSFLIRTLAWKTILADGGPVVSVLNNLHIIDVTSWLGWTTGDRVLATPMAVVCGLTYNFLPFMVLPLYTSLERIDGRLHEAAGDLYARPFTVFRKVTFPLSLPGVVSGTLLTFIPSSGDYVNAELLGSADTKMIGSVIQSQFLRVLDYPAAAALSFILMAVVLGMVTFYIRRAGTEELL
- a CDS encoding phosphatase PAP2 family protein; the protein is MLFALITWAAAVGGPVRRADERLELHLVGHGPRQFTEVLADLGSMPVALPVLALALLYALVRGHRWQALAGAVTMVLVPALVVPLKLWIDRPGPLTEATGYYPSGHTATAMVAYGTAAVVLAPFAGARRTAPVAVLLTVATGAGLLLRGYHWPLDVLGSVALCGVLLLLLARVVRMISRSTRRSSSRTPAG
- a CDS encoding ABC transporter permease, which codes for MAATRWIRRNLVVIAGVLTLAYMIVPNVVVMVFSFNKPAGRFNYAWQHFSLDAWKSPCGAAGLCDSLGLSLQIAVWATLAATVLGTMIAFALVRYRFHGRGPVNSLIFLPMAMPEVVMAASLLTLFLNLGAQLGYVTILIAHIMFCLSFVVTAVKARVLSMDPRLEEAARDLYAGPVQTFVRVTLPIAAPGIVAGALLAFALSFDDFIITNFNAGSTVTFPMFVWGSAQRGTPVQINVIGTAMFIIAVALVVGGQLISNRRKKTAATA
- a CDS encoding NAD(P)/FAD-dependent oxidoreductase; its protein translation is MAPGAMRTTARTPARTDTSAHAAALADVQPLSYWLDDPARPAAEPALTGDERCDLLVVGGGYSGLWSALIAKERDPGRDIVLIEGREAGWAASGRNGGFCAASLTHGFSNGLARWPGELHTLEELGARNLDAIEAAVARYSIDCDFERAGEIDVATEPYQLDELAELRDEAERLGFTGLELLDQDAVRAEVDSPTFVGGLLDRDGVAMLHPARLVWGLKRACLDLGVRIYENTRGLELARSGPGMAVRTPYGRVLARQVALGTNVFPSLVKRVRPYTVPVYDYALMTEQLTPEQLASIGWQNRQGLGDTANQFHYFRITPDRRILWGGYDAVYPYGGRLSAEHDHRPETYLKLASHFFRCFPQLEGVRFSHAWGGAIDTCTRFSAFFGTAYDGRVGYAAGYTGLGVGATRFGADVMLDLLSGERTERTALEMVRSKPLPFPPEPAAWAGIGLTKWSLARADERGGRRNLWLRTMDRFGLGFDS